The genomic region ATAAATTGCTGAGAAAAAAAATCACAGCTATGACAGCGTTAGTATTGACAGTTATTATGCTAGCTGGATGTTTTAGTGGGGATGGTAATGTTGTAGCTGTTGTCGGTGATATGGAAATAACAAGGGAGGAACTAGAAAGAGAGATTGCCCTTCGTTATAAAATATTTGGGCAACAGCAGGGTTTGCCTAAAGATGCTAAAGCGGACTTTTTAGAGCAGTTGATCAATCAAGAGCTATTATACCAAGAGGCGTTAAACCAGGGTGTAACACCTGACAAAGAAGATGTAATTAAAAGGTATGAGATGATTGAAAATGATTTAATAAATCAAATTTATGAAAGTGAGTCAGCGTTTATCAGGACCTTAGAAGAGTATGGAGCGACAACATCTGACTTTAAAGAGGTAATAGAGAAAATAGTAACCGTGGAAGGGTTGATTTCTAAGACAGATGGGGAGTTAGAGCGTGTGACAAGCGAAGAAATAGAGGAGTTTTATAATCAGAACATTCAAGCTTTTGCCGAAAGTGATAAGCGAAAAATAAGGCATATACTTGTGGGAAGCGAAAGTCAGGCAAATGCTATAATTACTAGAATCACGGAGCGAGAGGAAGATTTTGAAGAGTTGGCAATGGAGTTTTCCACCTGTCCTAGCGGTGAGAATGGCGGCAACCTTGGTCTTATTCCGCCTGATGGTTTAGATGGAGAATTTGCAGATGCCGCCTTTTCTATGGAAGTAGGTACTCTCAATGAAAGCCCTGTTAATTCAAGCTTTGGCTGGCACATTATTGAGGTGTTAGATGAAGAAAAAGGTTACGTCAGAGAGTTAGATGGTGAAGTGAAAAACCAAATAACAAACCATATAATGCAACAAAGATCTAAGCAAGCAGAGGCAGATTTAATAAACAGGTTAAGACAAGAAGTAGATGTAAAAAATAGATTAAATGACTAAATTTTAACCTAGTGGTAAAAAATGAATAAACTCCCTCTTTATGATAAATACTAGCATTAGACTAGACTTACAGAGGAGGGAATAATTTGAAGGCTACAGGTATTGTTAGGCGAATTGATGATTTGGGTAGAGTTGTGATACCTAAAGAAATAAGGCGAACTTTAAAGATTAGAGAAGGAGATCCCTTAGAAATATTTGTTGATCGAGATGGAGAGGTAATATTAAAAAAATATTCGCCAATTGGTGAGCTAGGTGACTTTGCTAAAGAATACTCAGAATCGTTGTTTGAAACCTTAGGACATATTTGCGCAATATCCGATAGAGATGCAATTATTTCAGTATCTGGTGGCTCTAAAAAAGAGTTTATGAACAAAAGCGTTGGAGACGCAGTTGAAAGGGCCATGGAAGAGAGAAGGACAGTTAAAACTAATACAGCTCCAGATAAAGGTTTAAATGTCTTAGAAGATGATAATATTGAGTTCTCAGACCAATTAGTAGCACCAATTATAGCAAATGGCGACCCTATAGGATCAGTGATAATTTGTAGTAAAGAAGATAATATTATTTTTAAAGAAATAGAAGGAAAAATGGCAGAAGTAGCCGCAAGTTTTTTAGCAAAACAAATGGCTTAAAAGGTGGTTATTACCACCTTTTTTGTTTAATTACATAAATTGTTGCAATTGGTCTATAATTAAGGTTAATGGAAAAGATTTATTTAGGAGAGGGACGAATTGAA from Proteinivorax hydrogeniformans harbors:
- a CDS encoding peptidylprolyl isomerase, translating into MLRKKITAMTALVLTVIMLAGCFSGDGNVVAVVGDMEITREELEREIALRYKIFGQQQGLPKDAKADFLEQLINQELLYQEALNQGVTPDKEDVIKRYEMIENDLINQIYESESAFIRTLEEYGATTSDFKEVIEKIVTVEGLISKTDGELERVTSEEIEEFYNQNIQAFAESDKRKIRHILVGSESQANAIITRITEREEDFEELAMEFSTCPSGENGGNLGLIPPDGLDGEFADAAFSMEVGTLNESPVNSSFGWHIIEVLDEEKGYVRELDGEVKNQITNHIMQQRSKQAEADLINRLRQEVDVKNRLND
- the spoVT gene encoding stage V sporulation protein T, with translation MKATGIVRRIDDLGRVVIPKEIRRTLKIREGDPLEIFVDRDGEVILKKYSPIGELGDFAKEYSESLFETLGHICAISDRDAIISVSGGSKKEFMNKSVGDAVERAMEERRTVKTNTAPDKGLNVLEDDNIEFSDQLVAPIIANGDPIGSVIICSKEDNIIFKEIEGKMAEVAASFLAKQMA